Proteins found in one Nitratireductor kimnyeongensis genomic segment:
- a CDS encoding 6-phosphogluconolactonase — MGAAAAADIAEALRERLASQENVRVIFASAPSQTSMVEQLRAMPGIDWSRVTAFHMDEFIGLAPDAPQRFAHWLNRHIFDALPLAAAHRIDPGADPEKEAQRYTALLNEAPIDFVCLGIGVNGHIAFNDPPIADFEDPLDVKLVELDAVCRQQQYDDGGFESLDAVPRTALSLTIPRLLRADRLFCIVPGAHKRDAVHGALHGPLTTDCPASILREHGNCTLYLDKEADPDA; from the coding sequence ATGGGAGCGGCCGCTGCAGCCGATATTGCAGAAGCGCTGCGCGAACGGCTGGCCAGCCAGGAGAATGTGCGCGTCATTTTCGCCTCCGCGCCGAGCCAGACCTCGATGGTCGAGCAGCTTCGCGCCATGCCGGGCATCGACTGGTCCCGCGTGACCGCCTTTCACATGGATGAGTTCATCGGGCTTGCGCCGGATGCGCCCCAGCGCTTCGCGCACTGGCTGAACCGGCACATTTTCGATGCGCTTCCGCTGGCTGCCGCACACCGGATCGACCCCGGGGCAGACCCGGAGAAAGAAGCGCAACGCTACACCGCGCTGCTTAATGAAGCGCCCATCGACTTTGTGTGCCTCGGCATCGGCGTCAACGGCCATATCGCGTTCAACGATCCGCCCATCGCCGATTTTGAGGATCCGCTGGACGTCAAGCTCGTGGAGCTCGACGCGGTCTGCCGCCAGCAGCAATATGATGATGGCGGATTTGAAAGCCTCGACGCAGTGCCGCGCACCGCGCTTTCACTCACCATTCCAAGACTGTTGCGCGCGGACCGCCTCTTCTGCATCGTGCCGGGCGCACACAAGCGCGATGCCGTGCACGGGGCGCTACACGGACCGCTGACAACAGATTGCCCGGCAAGCATCCTGCGCGAGCACGGCAATTGCACGCTTTATCTGGACAAGGAGGCTGACCCGGATGCCTGA
- a CDS encoding sugar isomerase domain-containing protein — translation MPEINADAICADYLATSHALMQRILVEERDTLDKAAERLASQIEADRLVHIFGPGGHSNLASQEVFFRAGGLMHMSAILDEGTLLSNGALRSMAIERTPGYGRVVIADARLGEGDVLILANAYGINAALIDAALEAKSRGAFLIGVSSREHAESTSPDHPARHPEKKNLHDVVDIAIDTKVPIGDAVVSLPGMTENISAISTFANAFALNCLVIRTVAKLLDRGVEPPVWRSGNAPGGDEANARFLARFRDRVRAL, via the coding sequence ATGCCTGAGATCAACGCCGACGCGATCTGCGCAGACTATCTCGCAACGAGCCACGCGCTCATGCAGCGCATCCTTGTCGAAGAGCGTGACACTCTGGACAAGGCTGCCGAACGCCTTGCCTCCCAGATCGAGGCAGACCGGCTTGTGCACATTTTCGGCCCTGGCGGCCACTCCAATCTCGCCAGCCAGGAGGTGTTTTTCCGGGCCGGCGGCCTCATGCATATGAGCGCCATTCTCGATGAAGGCACGCTGCTGTCCAACGGCGCACTGCGCTCCATGGCAATCGAGCGCACGCCGGGTTATGGCCGCGTTGTCATCGCCGATGCCCGGCTTGGCGAAGGTGACGTGCTGATCCTCGCAAACGCCTACGGCATCAACGCAGCCCTGATCGACGCCGCACTGGAAGCGAAGTCTCGCGGGGCGTTTCTCATCGGCGTCAGCTCGCGCGAACATGCCGAAAGCACGAGCCCGGATCACCCGGCGCGCCACCCGGAAAAGAAGAACCTGCATGATGTGGTCGACATCGCCATCGACACGAAAGTCCCGATCGGCGATGCGGTGGTCAGCCTGCCGGGCATGACGGAGAACATCTCCGCCATCTCCACTTTTGCCAATGCGTTCGCACTCAACTGCCTGGTGATCCGCACCGTTGCGAAGCTGCTCGACCGCGGCGTCGAACCGCCGGTCTGGCGCAGCGGAAATGCACCAGGTGGCGATGAGGCAAACGCCCGCTTTCTGGCCCGCTTCCGCGACCGGGTTCGCGCGCTGTGA
- a CDS encoding N-acetylglucosamine-6-phosphate deacetylase produces MSTEKTITGRDPVTGGGITITIRDGRIAAIAETDSQDETYLTPGLVDLQVNGYAGLDLNDGALTPKRVCELTRIMAGLGVTTYLPTLVTGSRERLLDGLDAIATARREDPLCARMIPGVHMEGPSIAPEDGPRGAHPAEHVRPPSLDEFNAWQKASGCLVRLVTLAPEYEEAPAYIRAVMAQGVHVAIGHSSATPEQVHAAAEAGARLSTHLGNGAAALMPRHPNLIWAQLADDRLTATLIADGHHLPDDAFKTMLRAKGLERALLVSDSVALAGMEPGVYRQPIGGDVEVRADGRVGIAGTPYLAGAGLPLIANIPIAMRMAGLSLAQALRLATTNPGAFVDGRGVMKLDAPADLIRFSIDGKTGAFELQTTLVHSEEVFSA; encoded by the coding sequence GTGAGCACGGAGAAGACCATAACCGGGCGCGATCCCGTTACCGGAGGCGGCATCACCATCACGATCCGCGACGGGCGGATCGCGGCGATTGCCGAGACGGATTCGCAGGATGAAACCTATCTCACGCCCGGCCTGGTCGACCTGCAGGTTAACGGCTATGCGGGGCTTGACCTGAATGACGGCGCGCTAACGCCGAAGCGCGTTTGCGAGCTCACCCGCATCATGGCCGGGCTCGGCGTGACCACCTATCTTCCAACCCTTGTGACCGGATCGCGCGAGCGGCTGCTCGATGGGCTTGACGCCATCGCTACGGCGCGGCGCGAAGATCCTCTCTGCGCGCGCATGATCCCCGGCGTTCACATGGAAGGCCCGAGCATCGCGCCCGAGGACGGGCCGCGCGGCGCGCATCCGGCGGAGCATGTGCGGCCGCCATCGCTTGATGAATTCAATGCATGGCAAAAGGCGAGCGGCTGCCTTGTCCGTCTCGTGACCCTTGCGCCCGAATATGAAGAGGCCCCGGCCTATATTCGCGCAGTAATGGCGCAGGGCGTTCATGTCGCCATTGGGCATTCCTCTGCCACGCCCGAGCAGGTTCATGCCGCTGCCGAGGCCGGCGCGCGGCTCTCCACACATCTGGGCAATGGCGCTGCCGCGCTCATGCCGCGCCATCCGAACCTGATCTGGGCGCAGCTCGCCGATGACCGGCTGACCGCCACGCTTATCGCCGACGGCCATCACCTGCCGGACGACGCGTTCAAGACCATGCTACGCGCCAAGGGGCTGGAACGCGCTCTTTTGGTTTCCGACAGCGTGGCGCTTGCCGGCATGGAGCCCGGTGTCTACCGACAACCGATCGGCGGCGATGTCGAGGTGCGCGCAGACGGACGCGTGGGCATTGCCGGGACACCTTATCTGGCCGGAGCCGGCTTGCCACTGATCGCCAATATTCCTATCGCGATGCGCATGGCCGGGCTTTCGCTGGCACAGGCGCTCAGGCTCGCCACGACGAACCCCGGCGCGTTTGTCGATGGGCGGGGCGTGATGAAGCTGGATGCACCGGCCGATCTCATCCGTTTTTCGATTGACGGGAAAACCGGCGCGTTTGAGCTTCAAACCACGCTCGTTCACAGCGAAGAGGTGTTCTCCGCATGA
- a CDS encoding extracellular solute-binding protein yields the protein MRAYRSSNTKSGSSRFTARVAALSLGAAITAISGSAFAQTINVWSGYPEMAPFYEHVAEGLKEKYPDLKINVEAIALREHEKRIALGLTSGSAGVTVIELAGSTASRYIENDLLPAAPEAVANFVTNSDNFGAFFVDAASKNGTVYGVPLFRGQGALFYNVDMFEAAGLNEPPQTMEAYTDYAEKLTQRDADGKATVSGWSLRLSGGGQGIAEKFWINLFQFGGSVIEEVSDGKWKANYANEAGRKALKQYLENVHVLKTVTPEMPADAEAFERGQTAMFIRESWVIADIAAKAPDLNYATAPLPVGSIALPANLYVNSVEGEDAEAAWAYVQAANDPENLVWLLDNVGWLPNRSGVDYSVVTDKVPAYGAFVDYPEDYKFFTLPAIGPIEEVLTRLAAQLTNAYSNPVLAEDDAAIDAVLAKAAEETNNILKREGLLAE from the coding sequence ATGAGAGCGTACAGATCCAGCAACACAAAATCCGGCAGCTCGCGATTCACGGCTCGGGTGGCGGCGCTGTCACTGGGGGCGGCGATCACCGCGATCTCCGGTTCCGCATTTGCCCAGACCATCAATGTCTGGAGCGGCTATCCCGAAATGGCGCCGTTCTACGAGCACGTGGCGGAGGGGCTGAAGGAGAAATATCCCGACCTCAAAATCAACGTCGAAGCGATTGCTTTGCGCGAACATGAAAAGCGCATTGCGCTGGGCCTCACCTCCGGCTCCGCCGGCGTGACCGTGATCGAGCTCGCGGGCTCCACGGCCAGCCGCTACATCGAAAATGATCTGCTGCCGGCGGCACCGGAAGCCGTGGCGAATTTCGTCACCAACAGTGATAATTTCGGCGCGTTCTTCGTCGATGCCGCTTCCAAGAACGGCACCGTTTATGGCGTTCCGCTTTTCCGCGGTCAGGGCGCGCTGTTCTACAATGTCGACATGTTCGAGGCGGCAGGGCTCAATGAGCCGCCGCAGACCATGGAGGCCTACACGGATTATGCCGAGAAGCTCACCCAGCGCGACGCTGACGGCAAGGCGACCGTTTCGGGCTGGAGCCTGCGCCTTTCGGGCGGCGGCCAGGGCATTGCCGAAAAATTCTGGATCAACCTCTTCCAGTTTGGCGGCTCGGTTATCGAGGAAGTGAGCGACGGCAAGTGGAAGGCGAACTACGCCAATGAGGCCGGCCGCAAGGCACTCAAGCAGTATCTCGAGAACGTGCATGTGCTGAAGACCGTGACGCCCGAAATGCCGGCAGATGCCGAGGCTTTCGAGCGCGGTCAGACGGCGATGTTCATCCGCGAATCCTGGGTGATCGCCGACATCGCGGCCAAGGCTCCGGACCTGAACTATGCGACCGCGCCGCTGCCGGTCGGCTCCATCGCTCTGCCGGCCAACCTCTATGTGAACTCCGTCGAGGGTGAGGACGCAGAGGCTGCATGGGCCTATGTGCAGGCCGCCAACGACCCGGAGAACCTCGTCTGGCTTCTCGACAATGTCGGCTGGCTGCCCAACCGTTCGGGCGTCGACTACAGCGTCGTCACGGACAAGGTGCCCGCCTATGGCGCATTCGTCGACTATCCGGAGGACTACAAGTTTTTCACCCTGCCGGCCATTGGTCCGATCGAGGAGGTGCTGACCCGTCTCGCCGCTCAGCTCACCAACGCCTATAGCAATCCCGTGCTCGCCGAGGATGACGCGGCCATCGACGCAGTGCTTGCAAAGGCTGCCGAAGAGACCAACAACATTTTGAAGCGCGAAGGCCTTCTCGCCGAATAG
- a CDS encoding LacI family DNA-binding transcriptional regulator, producing MAAERKGGVTISQVAKEAGVARSSVSRAYTRPDMLSPETVERIKAAAGKLGYVPNHTARALSTGRYGNVALIVPDVANPFFPPMIRAAQVEADRSDFCVFLGNSDEDPEKEDQLLGRFAGQVEGIILASPRLSDERIAAHALLRPLVLINRDVKGIPKVLIDSGTGIAEATQHLADFGHRNIVYVSGPSTSWSNKQRRAAVRHASKKLGLELSFVSASVPSFEAGLQAVDAILAKGATAAIAFDDVTAQGILAGLGERGVSVPGEFSVVGCDDALGPLTVPSLTTVSSRSIEAGKLAVSLLLEVLGSQAVRDASYVLETHLIVRSTTGPAPERGQG from the coding sequence GTGGCAGCGGAACGCAAGGGCGGCGTCACGATCAGTCAGGTGGCAAAGGAGGCCGGGGTGGCGCGTTCGAGCGTGTCCCGCGCCTACACGCGACCCGATATGCTGAGCCCGGAGACCGTTGAACGGATCAAGGCCGCCGCCGGCAAACTGGGTTATGTACCCAATCACACGGCGCGGGCGCTCAGCACCGGGCGCTATGGCAATGTGGCGCTGATTGTGCCGGACGTCGCAAACCCGTTTTTCCCGCCCATGATCCGCGCCGCCCAGGTCGAGGCGGATCGCTCCGATTTTTGCGTGTTTCTTGGAAATTCCGATGAAGACCCGGAGAAGGAGGACCAGCTTCTCGGTCGTTTTGCCGGGCAGGTCGAGGGCATCATCCTGGCCTCGCCCCGGCTTTCAGACGAGCGCATCGCGGCCCATGCGCTTCTGCGCCCTCTGGTTCTGATCAACCGCGATGTGAAGGGCATCCCGAAAGTGCTGATTGACAGCGGCACCGGCATTGCCGAGGCGACGCAGCATCTGGCCGATTTCGGGCACCGCAACATCGTCTATGTCAGCGGCCCGTCCACATCCTGGTCCAACAAGCAGCGCCGTGCCGCCGTGCGCCATGCCTCAAAGAAACTCGGCCTTGAGCTGAGCTTCGTCTCTGCCAGCGTTCCGAGTTTCGAGGCCGGTTTGCAGGCGGTCGATGCCATCCTTGCCAAGGGCGCGACGGCGGCGATTGCCTTCGACGACGTGACGGCGCAGGGCATTCTGGCGGGTCTTGGCGAGCGCGGGGTCAGCGTGCCCGGAGAATTCTCGGTGGTGGGCTGCGACGATGCGCTGGGACCGTTGACCGTGCCAAGCCTCACAACCGTTTCCAGCCGCTCCATAGAAGCAGGAAAACTGGCCGTGTCTCTGCTGCTGGAGGTGCTGGGCTCGCAGGCGGTGCGCGATGCTTCCTATGTTCTGGAGACCCATCTGATCGTGCGCTCGACCACCGGTCCTGCGCCCGAGCGCGGGCAGGGCTGA
- a CDS encoding neutral/alkaline non-lysosomal ceramidase N-terminal domain-containing protein → MIRAGVATVDITPPAGLPLSGFAARTLPATGAHDPLTVRALAVNDTAMVVADVIGLHGDMSARIRRRCALPETNVIISALHNHGGPVSMAGRLTIETDEDYLQKLEDACVEAIDQAVAAQRPAKLSVGLGTDPDIARNRRHPGGSVDRALPLLRVRDENGGMIALMTGYACHPVVLGADNRLWTADYPHYVRRALETAHPGATALFVTGCVGDANTGHSAHASISLAANPDRSFAAAERIGEKIAKAAMDAAELQLGGDVAALEAQVSLPFKRRETETPAELATRWRAERAGAEPAHAALLDAWIHWAETIALESTDALTGRVSLLDWGGLAVFGLPGEIFAATALGLRAACGDRVAFIAGFSEDNPGYIPPAEEHAFGGYEVEEAHRYYGQPATFAPGCAEALAAAGVALLEKTQADRE, encoded by the coding sequence ATGATCCGCGCAGGCGTCGCCACGGTAGACATCACGCCGCCTGCAGGCTTGCCGCTTTCGGGTTTTGCCGCCCGCACCTTGCCGGCGACGGGTGCGCATGATCCGCTGACGGTGCGTGCGCTGGCTGTCAACGATACGGCGATGGTGGTTGCCGATGTGATCGGCCTGCACGGAGACATGAGCGCGCGCATTCGCCGCCGCTGCGCCCTCCCCGAGACCAATGTCATCATCAGCGCCCTGCACAATCATGGCGGCCCGGTTTCCATGGCCGGACGCCTGACGATTGAGACCGACGAAGACTATCTGCAGAAGCTGGAAGACGCCTGTGTCGAAGCCATCGATCAGGCTGTTGCCGCGCAAAGGCCTGCAAAGCTTTCCGTCGGGCTTGGAACCGACCCCGACATTGCGCGCAATCGCCGCCATCCGGGCGGCTCGGTAGATCGCGCTCTGCCGCTCTTGCGTGTACGCGACGAGAATGGCGGCATGATTGCCTTGATGACGGGCTATGCCTGCCACCCCGTGGTGCTCGGTGCAGACAACCGGCTGTGGACTGCCGACTATCCGCACTATGTGCGCCGCGCGCTTGAGACCGCGCATCCCGGAGCCACCGCCCTGTTCGTGACCGGATGTGTGGGCGACGCGAATACGGGCCACAGCGCCCATGCCTCGATCAGCCTTGCCGCAAACCCGGATCGCAGCTTTGCCGCCGCCGAACGGATTGGAGAGAAAATCGCAAAGGCGGCAATGGATGCAGCGGAGCTGCAACTTGGTGGGGACGTGGCGGCACTGGAAGCGCAGGTTTCCCTGCCGTTCAAGCGGCGTGAGACCGAGACGCCGGCAGAACTGGCAACCCGATGGCGCGCTGAGCGCGCAGGGGCTGAACCCGCGCATGCAGCGCTACTCGATGCCTGGATCCACTGGGCGGAGACCATTGCGCTTGAGTCAACCGACGCCCTTACGGGCCGGGTGTCCCTGCTCGATTGGGGCGGATTGGCAGTCTTTGGCCTCCCCGGGGAGATCTTTGCGGCGACCGCGCTCGGTCTGCGCGCCGCCTGTGGGGACCGAGTGGCGTTCATCGCCGGGTTTTCCGAAGACAATCCCGGCTACATCCCTCCGGCAGAAGAACATGCTTTTGGCGGGTATGAGGTGGAAGAAGCACACCGTTATTATGGGCAGCCGGCTACTTTCGCACCCGGTTGCGCAGAGGCGCTCGCTGCCGCCGGTGTTGCGCTTCTCGAGAAAACACAGGCTGACAGGGAATAG
- a CDS encoding LysR substrate-binding domain-containing protein, producing the protein MNLKQLEAFDAFMSHGSATRAAAALKISQPMVSRLLGQLEETIGFPLFVRKRNQLMPTHEAILFHANVSRSLTTFQELEREARAIANRQVGRIVVAAQPIYVDTFLLDVVARFKETHPDVAVKIVDTGLEELLRMFNEGSCDLGVGITLDASPYGARLIPLGACEARCLIPRGHRLASRDVVRLEDLRREVFVELAIGSPLRTRVDYMMQTAGAQRRIAAEARTLRAVHGLVRRGVGIAIVDPFSILLPSGDDVIERPLEPSIPWEMAIFHHEDRPLSRIENAFIETIRAEIGELREEGVLS; encoded by the coding sequence ATGAACCTGAAGCAGCTCGAAGCTTTCGATGCGTTCATGAGCCATGGCTCGGCGACACGGGCAGCGGCCGCGCTCAAGATCAGCCAGCCAATGGTGAGCCGGCTTCTGGGACAACTGGAAGAGACCATCGGCTTTCCGCTGTTCGTCCGCAAACGCAACCAGCTGATGCCGACACATGAGGCGATCCTTTTTCACGCCAATGTCTCACGCTCGCTGACCACATTTCAGGAGCTCGAACGCGAGGCGCGCGCCATCGCCAACCGCCAGGTGGGGCGCATTGTGGTGGCCGCGCAGCCGATCTATGTGGATACGTTTCTGCTCGACGTGGTGGCGCGCTTCAAGGAGACGCATCCCGACGTGGCGGTGAAGATCGTCGATACGGGACTGGAAGAACTGCTGCGCATGTTCAACGAGGGAAGCTGCGATTTGGGCGTCGGCATCACGCTCGATGCGAGCCCCTATGGCGCACGCCTGATACCGCTCGGCGCCTGCGAGGCACGTTGCCTGATCCCGCGCGGACACCGGCTGGCGAGCCGCGACGTTGTGCGCCTTGAAGACCTGCGGCGCGAGGTGTTCGTCGAGCTGGCCATCGGCAGCCCGCTGCGCACGCGTGTCGACTACATGATGCAGACGGCGGGCGCCCAGCGGCGCATTGCCGCCGAAGCGCGCACGTTGCGCGCGGTGCATGGTCTCGTGCGACGCGGCGTGGGCATCGCAATCGTCGACCCGTTCAGCATTCTCCTGCCATCGGGCGATGATGTGATTGAACGGCCACTGGAGCCTTCCATTCCCTGGGAAATGGCGATTTTCCACCATGAAGACCGGCCGCTGAGCCGCATCGAGAATGCCTTCATCGAAACGATCAGAGCCGAAATCGGCGAATTGCGAGAGGAGGGTGTTCTTTCTTGA
- a CDS encoding Bug family tripartite tricarboxylate transporter substrate binding protein: MKSLMKTVLAAAVVALAAGTAHADYPEKAVTIVAPYGAGGASDLAARALAETSREYLGDQPVVVVNKPGNGGMNGARFVSEGTPDGYTLLLARVGMALYPAVQESSPVGWDDYTFLGSLEATPMILAVAENSPYKTAEELVEGLKANPGALTYGASGATAIDGFTVQALLADNELDPLTAATLVPYKGGGALATALLGGHVDFLAIAAGSLMPHIESGKMRALMVYAPSRMDTLPDVPTAAELGFEKAGQITGWSALYGPKDLPEEIVTRWQETLAKVAEDEKWLELAERRGSISTAGKEDMAAYAKSQYELFNGLAREFGYIK, encoded by the coding sequence ATGAAATCTCTGATGAAAACCGTTCTGGCGGCAGCGGTTGTCGCCCTTGCTGCCGGCACTGCCCACGCCGATTATCCGGAAAAGGCCGTGACCATCGTCGCCCCTTATGGGGCTGGTGGTGCTTCCGATCTGGCAGCCCGCGCGCTGGCCGAAACGTCCCGCGAATATCTCGGCGATCAGCCGGTCGTGGTGGTGAACAAGCCAGGCAATGGTGGCATGAATGGTGCCCGCTTCGTTTCCGAAGGCACACCCGATGGCTACACGCTGCTGCTCGCCCGCGTCGGCATGGCGTTATATCCCGCCGTGCAGGAAAGCTCGCCGGTCGGCTGGGACGATTACACCTTCCTCGGCTCTCTGGAAGCCACGCCGATGATCCTCGCCGTGGCGGAAAACTCTCCCTATAAGACCGCTGAAGAGCTGGTCGAGGGCCTGAAGGCCAACCCCGGCGCCCTCACCTATGGTGCATCGGGTGCCACCGCCATTGACGGTTTCACCGTTCAGGCGCTGCTGGCCGACAACGAGCTCGACCCGCTGACGGCAGCAACCCTCGTCCCCTATAAGGGCGGCGGCGCGCTGGCGACTGCGCTTCTCGGTGGCCATGTGGACTTCCTCGCCATCGCGGCCGGTTCGCTGATGCCGCACATCGAGTCCGGCAAGATGCGCGCCCTCATGGTCTATGCACCGTCGCGCATGGACACGCTGCCCGACGTGCCAACCGCCGCCGAGCTTGGCTTTGAAAAGGCTGGCCAGATCACCGGCTGGAGCGCGCTCTACGGCCCGAAGGACCTGCCGGAAGAAATCGTGACCCGCTGGCAGGAAACGCTTGCAAAGGTTGCCGAGGACGAGAAATGGCTGGAGCTCGCCGAGCGTCGTGGCTCCATCTCTACCGCTGGCAAGGAAGACATGGCTGCCTACGCCAAGTCACAGTACGAGCTTTTCAACGGGCTCGCCCGCGAGTTCGGCTACATTAAGTAA
- a CDS encoding tripartite tricarboxylate transporter permease — MWNDLLFAFESVATLANVLAMGAGILAGVIIGAIPGMTGTMAVTLALPFTFYLPPVTSILLLVALYKGSTYGASISAILIKTPGTASAACTVLDGWPLAQKGKAGKALNMALISSCIGDFLSNISLIFLAAPLALLALRVGPPEYFMLMAFALTMVASISGGSLLLGVVSACFGLLLATVGEDMYGSFRFAMTEDMKSGLSVAPVLIGLFALPELLRLIMFRDENHGQAMKLGDNRLTLAEFRGSLKSIIRGSFIGVVLGAIPGIGPSAAAFFSYGEARRSSPNSENFGKGELEGIAASESANNGCCGATMIPLLALGVPGDVITGVMLGAFMIQGLTPGPLLFQNNLNEVYMLFIGMMFSSVLLFGAGKLTVRFFSHISSIPQVLLTPVVLMLCIYGIYSISSSMFDVTVLLVMGVVGFIMLLLNIPPAPFLIAFILGPMFEDNLRRALAISRGDPSVFFQSAISWIFAGLIVFFVGLTIRREWQKFRENRAAKNA; from the coding sequence ATGTGGAACGATCTTCTTTTCGCATTCGAATCCGTCGCCACGCTCGCCAATGTGCTGGCCATGGGCGCGGGCATTCTGGCCGGCGTGATCATCGGCGCCATTCCGGGCATGACCGGCACGATGGCGGTCACGCTTGCCCTGCCCTTCACCTTCTATCTGCCGCCCGTCACCAGCATTCTGTTGCTTGTCGCGCTCTACAAGGGCAGCACCTACGGCGCCTCGATCTCGGCAATCCTGATCAAGACACCGGGCACGGCTTCGGCTGCCTGCACGGTGCTCGATGGCTGGCCGCTCGCCCAGAAGGGCAAGGCCGGCAAGGCGCTCAACATGGCGCTCATCTCGTCCTGCATCGGCGACTTCCTGTCCAACATTTCGCTGATCTTCCTCGCAGCCCCGCTGGCGCTTCTGGCGCTGCGCGTCGGTCCGCCGGAATATTTCATGCTGATGGCCTTTGCGCTCACTATGGTCGCCTCCATTTCCGGCGGTTCGCTGCTTTTGGGCGTGGTCTCGGCCTGTTTCGGTCTGCTGCTCGCCACGGTCGGTGAGGATATGTACGGCTCGTTCCGCTTCGCGATGACGGAAGACATGAAGAGCGGCCTTTCGGTTGCGCCGGTCCTGATCGGCCTGTTCGCCCTGCCCGAGCTTTTGCGCCTCATCATGTTCCGCGATGAAAACCATGGTCAGGCGATGAAACTCGGCGACAACCGCCTGACGCTGGCGGAGTTCCGCGGCTCGCTGAAATCCATCATTCGCGGCAGCTTCATCGGCGTGGTTCTGGGTGCTATTCCCGGCATTGGCCCGTCAGCTGCCGCCTTCTTCTCCTATGGCGAGGCGCGCCGCTCCTCGCCCAACAGCGAGAATTTCGGCAAGGGCGAGCTGGAAGGCATCGCCGCGTCCGAATCCGCCAACAATGGCTGCTGCGGCGCGACCATGATCCCGCTTCTGGCGCTCGGCGTTCCCGGTGATGTCATCACCGGCGTCATGCTTGGCGCGTTCATGATCCAGGGGCTCACGCCCGGCCCGCTTCTCTTCCAGAACAATCTGAACGAGGTCTATATGTTGTTCATCGGCATGATGTTCTCTTCGGTTCTCCTGTTCGGCGCCGGCAAGCTCACGGTGCGCTTCTTTTCTCACATCTCGTCCATTCCGCAGGTGCTTTTGACGCCGGTCGTTCTGATGCTGTGCATCTACGGCATCTACTCGATCTCCAGCAGCATGTTCGATGTCACCGTCCTGCTCGTCATGGGCGTGGTAGGCTTCATCATGCTGCTCCTGAACATCCCCCCGGCGCCGTTCCTCATCGCCTTCATTCTGGGGCCGATGTTCGAGGACAATCTGCGCCGCGCGCTGGCCATTTCGCGCGGCGATCCGTCCGTCTTTTTCCAGTCCGCCATTTCCTGGATTTTCGCAGGTCTCATCGTGTTCTTCGTCGGCCTGACGATCCGCCGGGAGTGGCAAAAATTCAGAGAGAATCGTGCAGCAAAGAATGCCTGA
- a CDS encoding tripartite tricarboxylate transporter TctB family protein: MLNKAMLRGLLIALFFGTVLFALIPVHVPRPSFIPGFAPPPDMWPRTVSILGLALGLLAMAFAALGGGSETSDEPERGPASAVEWRNRLIRLALALGAFAGFIVIAPLLGFLAASMLLALACFLLAGASGRWVTVLALAVVLPLGLQLFFGNVTHTPFPPGSWGIFPALN; the protein is encoded by the coding sequence ATGTTGAACAAGGCCATGCTCCGGGGGCTGCTGATAGCCCTGTTCTTCGGCACGGTGCTTTTCGCATTGATTCCGGTTCATGTGCCGCGTCCTTCCTTCATTCCGGGCTTCGCGCCGCCGCCGGACATGTGGCCGCGCACTGTCTCGATCCTCGGGCTCGCCCTTGGCCTGCTGGCGATGGCGTTCGCGGCGCTTGGCGGCGGGAGCGAAACGAGCGATGAGCCGGAGCGGGGACCGGCGTCGGCGGTTGAATGGCGCAATCGGCTCATCCGGCTCGCGCTGGCGCTCGGCGCATTCGCCGGTTTTATCGTAATTGCACCGTTGCTGGGCTTTCTCGCTGCGTCGATGCTTCTGGCACTCGCCTGTTTCCTGCTTGCCGGCGCATCCGGGCGATGGGTTACCGTTCTGGCCCTTGCCGTTGTCCTCCCGCTCGGCCTGCAACTCTTCTTCGGCAATGTGACGCACACGCCCTTTCCGCCGGGAAGCTGGGGCATCTTCCCCGCCCTCAACTGA